In a genomic window of Ipomoea triloba cultivar NCNSP0323 chromosome 3, ASM357664v1:
- the LOC116011959 gene encoding uncharacterized protein LOC116011959 isoform X1 → MATGHATGRSLPFPALIFVLSLFTSRYLVSGDELSLAVSQLTSLELSPALPVENSPGSRPGAKVLCERVQIRGLPRLKNLNKYANSVIVNISHVTTGGRLPNVEVCFHRNQSRGIGMCPQSQWTRITKGSLIRSMSPFDHKFLDFRILGSSKQTLQVSLHEEFYLYRIVFLVLGILLMAVASSLSKSLVFYYSGAMVVGIFLVILMVLFQGMKLLPTGRKNSLAIFIYSSLVGLGSFLLRYVPTVLRMILTEIGIGEDMYNPLAIFLLLFLVIAGAWLGFWVVRKLVLTDDGSIDIGVSHFIAWAIRIVASTMILQSTVDILLAAEALVCGILVSSILRRLFHLKFIRLIYKKSSRMIGNICEILLDLFTPTYKESYPRPPSNGTYQGSTSGSPKPLSDSDTFYSSYHKTPERRKISKEDLEKLTQQTTKRAMEELVASPDFSRWAVAHADRITLAPKKATTPDRQRRWYHWS, encoded by the exons ATGGCAACTGGCCATGCTACTGGACGTTCTCTACCGTTTCCGGCGCTCATTTTTGTATTATCGCTCTTCACTTCACGCTATCTCGTTTCCGGCGACGAACTTTCCTTAG CTGTATCTCAGCTTACCAGTTTGGAGCTTTCTCCTGCTTTACCAGTGGAAAATTCTCCAGGTTCTAGGCCTGGAGCTAAAGTACTCTGTGAAAGAGTTCAAATTCGTGGCTTGCCCAGGcttaaaaatcttaacaaatatGCCAATTCAGTGATAGTCAACATTTCACATGTAACTACAGGTGGCCGTCTGCCTAATGTTGAGGTCTGTTTCCATAG GAACCAATCCCGTGGTATAGGGATGTGCCCCCAAAGCCAATGGACAAGAATAACAAAGGGGTCATTGATTAGATCAATGTCACCTTTTGATCACAAGTTTTTGGATTTCCGGATTTTGGGCTCTTCTAAACAAACCCTTCAGGTGTCCCTACATGAAG AATTTTACTTGTACCGGATTGTTTTTTTGGTACTTGGGATACTGTTGATGGCGGTGGCATCCTCTCTTAGCAAGTCTCTAGTATTCTACTACAGTGGTGCTATGGTTGTTGGGATTTTCCTTGTGATATTAATGGTCCTATTCCAG GGGATGAAACTTCTTCCAACTGGTAGAAAGAACTCACTAGCAATATTCATTTACTCATCCCTT GTTGGTTTGGGGTCTTTCTTACTTCGCTATGTGCCAACAGTGTTGCGCATGATACTTACAGAGATTGGTATTGGTGAAGACATGTACAACCCT CTGGCAATTTTTTTGCTCCTTTTCCTTGTAATTGCTGGAGCTTGGTTGGGATTTTGGGTGGTTCGCAAACTTGTACTCACAGATGATGGATCAATTGATATAGGCGTATCTCATTTTATTGCTTGGGCAATACGAATTGTTGCCTCAACTATGATTCTTCAg AGTACCGTAGACATTTTATTGGCTGCAGAGGCATTGGTATGTGGAATTTTGGTCTCATCAATATTGAGAAGACTCTTTCATCTCAAATTTATACGCTTGATATACAA GAAATCATCAAGAATGATTGGGAACATCTGTGAAATATTATTGGATCTGTTTACACCAACATACAAGGAGTCATATCCTAGACCTCCAAGCAATGGTACTTACCAAG GTTCAACCAGCGGGTCACCAAAACCTTTGTCAGATTCAGATACATTCTACTCTTCATACCACAAAACTCCAGAACGAAGAAAAATCTCAAAGGAGGATTTGGAAAAACTCACACAACAGACCACAAAGAGGGCCATGGAAGAGCTGGTTGCTTCCCCAGATTTCAGCAGATGGGCTGTTGCCCATGCAGACAGGATTACTTTGGCACCCAAAAAAGCTACTACACCTGATAGGCAGCGAAGGTGGTACCATTGGTCTTAA
- the LOC116011959 gene encoding uncharacterized protein LOC116011959 isoform X2: MATGHATGRSLPFPALIFVLSLFTSRYLVSGDELSLAVSQLTSLELSPALPVENSPGSRPGAKVLCERVQIRGLPRLKNLNKYANSVIVNISHVTTGGRLPNVEVCFHRNQSRGIGMCPQSQWTRITKGSLIRSMSPFDHKFLDFRILGSSKQTLQVSLHEEFYLYRIVFLVLGILLMAVASSLSKSLVFYYSGAMVVGIFLVILMVLFQGMKLLPTGRKNSLAIFIYSSLVGLGSFLLRYVPTVLRMILTEIGIGEDMYNPLAIFLLLFLVIAGAWLGFWVVRKLVLTDDGSIDIGVSHFIAWAIRIVASTMILQSTVDILLAAEALVCGILVSSILRRLFHLKFIRLIYKKSSRMIGNICEILLDLFTPTYKESYPRPPSNGSTSGSPKPLSDSDTFYSSYHKTPERRKISKEDLEKLTQQTTKRAMEELVASPDFSRWAVAHADRITLAPKKATTPDRQRRWYHWS, from the exons ATGGCAACTGGCCATGCTACTGGACGTTCTCTACCGTTTCCGGCGCTCATTTTTGTATTATCGCTCTTCACTTCACGCTATCTCGTTTCCGGCGACGAACTTTCCTTAG CTGTATCTCAGCTTACCAGTTTGGAGCTTTCTCCTGCTTTACCAGTGGAAAATTCTCCAGGTTCTAGGCCTGGAGCTAAAGTACTCTGTGAAAGAGTTCAAATTCGTGGCTTGCCCAGGcttaaaaatcttaacaaatatGCCAATTCAGTGATAGTCAACATTTCACATGTAACTACAGGTGGCCGTCTGCCTAATGTTGAGGTCTGTTTCCATAG GAACCAATCCCGTGGTATAGGGATGTGCCCCCAAAGCCAATGGACAAGAATAACAAAGGGGTCATTGATTAGATCAATGTCACCTTTTGATCACAAGTTTTTGGATTTCCGGATTTTGGGCTCTTCTAAACAAACCCTTCAGGTGTCCCTACATGAAG AATTTTACTTGTACCGGATTGTTTTTTTGGTACTTGGGATACTGTTGATGGCGGTGGCATCCTCTCTTAGCAAGTCTCTAGTATTCTACTACAGTGGTGCTATGGTTGTTGGGATTTTCCTTGTGATATTAATGGTCCTATTCCAG GGGATGAAACTTCTTCCAACTGGTAGAAAGAACTCACTAGCAATATTCATTTACTCATCCCTT GTTGGTTTGGGGTCTTTCTTACTTCGCTATGTGCCAACAGTGTTGCGCATGATACTTACAGAGATTGGTATTGGTGAAGACATGTACAACCCT CTGGCAATTTTTTTGCTCCTTTTCCTTGTAATTGCTGGAGCTTGGTTGGGATTTTGGGTGGTTCGCAAACTTGTACTCACAGATGATGGATCAATTGATATAGGCGTATCTCATTTTATTGCTTGGGCAATACGAATTGTTGCCTCAACTATGATTCTTCAg AGTACCGTAGACATTTTATTGGCTGCAGAGGCATTGGTATGTGGAATTTTGGTCTCATCAATATTGAGAAGACTCTTTCATCTCAAATTTATACGCTTGATATACAA GAAATCATCAAGAATGATTGGGAACATCTGTGAAATATTATTGGATCTGTTTACACCAACATACAAGGAGTCATATCCTAGACCTCCAAGCAATG GTTCAACCAGCGGGTCACCAAAACCTTTGTCAGATTCAGATACATTCTACTCTTCATACCACAAAACTCCAGAACGAAGAAAAATCTCAAAGGAGGATTTGGAAAAACTCACACAACAGACCACAAAGAGGGCCATGGAAGAGCTGGTTGCTTCCCCAGATTTCAGCAGATGGGCTGTTGCCCATGCAGACAGGATTACTTTGGCACCCAAAAAAGCTACTACACCTGATAGGCAGCGAAGGTGGTACCATTGGTCTTAA